The Rhododendron vialii isolate Sample 1 chromosome 8a, ASM3025357v1 genome has a window encoding:
- the LOC131335157 gene encoding exocyst complex component EXO70B1, giving the protein MAAAIEGQEDKVMAKAKEIVKSLNMSKDETKDMILIFSSFDNRLSNISTLISSTNGGGGGGDGVETDPRLDEAEKVILRWDESGSESARGNPAAAMLWEESPDEAAEYLEAVDKILDLTEDPSVQPNGAIMDRAESALQSAMSRLEDEFRHILTRNTIPFNAERLYGSMRRVSLSFASNDGDIIAEDFDSVCGEDEGSSQQGYCHERGVSVVSLGDDVFVDLVHPDAVEELKEIADRMIRSKYEKECCQVYSSVRRDVIDECLSILGVERQSIEEVQKSEWNSLDEKMKKWVRAVKVVVRVLLTGEKRLCEQLFEGSELIREVCFVETAKGCVMQLLNFAEAVAIGKRSPEKLFRILDMYDVLKDVLPDFELLFGDESGELVCSEAQGVLDGLGEAAVGTFVEFENAVKNEATKKPTQGGEIHPLTRYVMNYVKLLVDYSSSLNDLLGNGLDESDDFLTRENENNLPLECTSPFAVRLLSLMTSLKSNLEDKSRVYEDSAMQYVFLMNNILYVVQKVKGSELGKLLGDQWVRKHRGQIRQYSTSYLRASWSKALSCLKDEGIGGSSSNASRVALKERFKNFNTCFEEIYRVQTAWKVPDAQLREELRISISEKVLPAYRSFLGRFGNHLESGKHAGRYIKYTPEDLETYLLDLFEGTPGLLHHMRRKST; this is encoded by the coding sequence ATGGCTGCGGCGATCGAAGGCCAAGAAGACAAGGTGATGGCGAAGGCCAAGGAGATCGTCAAGAGCCTCAACATGTCCAAGGACGAGACCAAGGACATGATCCTGATCTTCTCCAGCTTCGACAACCGCCTCTCCAACATCTCCACCCTGATCTCCTCCACgaacggcggcggcggcggcggggaCGGGGTCGAGACCGATCCCCGGCTCGACGAGGCGGAGAAGGTGATCCTGCGCTGGGACGAGTCGGGCTCCGAGTCGGCCCGGGGCAACCCGGCCGCGGCGATGCTGTGGGAGGAGTCGCCCGACGAGGCGGCGGAGTACCTCGAGGCCGTCGACAAGATCCTCGACCTGACCGAGGACCCCTCGGTCCAGCCCAACGGCGCGATCATGGATCGAGCCGAGAGCGCGCTCCAGTCGGCCATGTCGCGGCTGGAGGACGAGTTCAGGCACATCCTGACGCGGAACACGATCCCGTTCAACGCCGAGCGGCTGTACGGATCGATGCGCAGGGTCTCACTGTCGTTCGCCTCGAACGACGGGGATATAATAGCCGAGGACTTCGATAGTGTTTGTGGTGAGGACGAAGGTAGTAGTCAGCAGGGGTACTGTCACGAGAGAGGCGTGAGCGTCGTGAGCTTGGGCGACGACGTGTTTGTGGATTTGGTCCACCCGGACGCGGTGGAGGAGTTAAAGGAGATTGCTGATCGGATGATTAGGTCTAAGTACGAAAAGGAGTGTTGTCAGGTTTACAGTAGTGTTCGTCGCGACGTTATCGATGAGTGCTTGTCGATTCTTGGTGTTGAGAGGCAGAGTATCGAAGAGGTTCAGAAGAGTGAGTGGAATTCGTTGGATGAGAAGATGAAGAAGTGGGTTAGGGCTGTTAAAGTCGTGGTTAGGGTTTTATTGACCGGGGAGAAACGGCTGTGTGAGCAGTTGTTTGAGGGGTCTGAGCTTATaagagaggtttgctttgtggaGACGGCAAAGGGGTGTGTGATGCAGTTGTTGAATTTCGCGGAGGCAGTTGCGATAGGGAAGAGATCGCCTGAGAAGTTGTTCCGAATACTCGATATGTATGATGTGTTGAAGGACGTGTTGCCTGATTTCGAATTGCTGTTCGGTGATGAATCAGGGGAGTTGGTGTGCAGTGAGGCGCAGGGAGTGCTGGATGGACTTGGGGAGGCGGCAGTTGGCACGTTTGTGGAGTTTGAAAATGCTGTGAAGAATGAGGCTACTAAGAAACCAACCCAGGGTGGTGAGATTCACCCCCTGACGCGGTATGTGATGAATTATGTGAAACTGCTTGTGGATTACAGTAGCTCGCTGAATGATCTTTTGGGTAACGGCCTCGATGAATCGGATGATTTTTTGactagggaaaatgagaatAATTTGCCATTAGAATGCACTTCTCCATTTGCTGTTCGATTGCTTTCGTTGATGACGTCATTGAAATCAAACCTCGAGGATAAATCTAGAGTGTACGAGGACAGTGCGATGCAATATGTGTTCTTGATGAATAATATACTTTACGTCGTTCAGAAGGTGAAAGGTTCTGAGCTTGGGAAGCTTTTGGGAGATCAGTGGGTTCGCAAACACCGTGGTCAGATTCGCCAGTATTCCACGAGCTACCTCAGAGCATCATGGAGCAAAGCCCTGTCTTGTTTGAAGGATGAGGGGATTGGTGGCAGCTCAAGCAACGCATCCAGGGTGGCTTTGAAGGAACGGTTCAAGAACTTCAATACCTGTTTTGAAGAGATTTATAGGGTCCAGACAGCTTGGAAGGTCCCAGATGCTCAACTTCGTGAAGAGCTTCGGATATCTATTTCAGAGAAAGTGCTTCCAGCTTATCGCTCCTTCTTGGGAAGGTTTGGGAATCATCTAGAGAGTGGAAAACATGCTGGGAGATACATAAAATACACTCCAGAGGATTTAGAGACCTATTTATTGGATCTATTTGAAGGAACGCCAGGACTTCTGCATCACATGAGAAGAAAAAGTACGTAG